Proteins encoded in a region of the Paenibacillus sp. E222 genome:
- a CDS encoding helicase-related protein yields MKVGLYVCRVREEWKMALSLDIRVDVAWWLEGVSGRRVLRWLMLGRELPLSQASWMVENFEVERGMDQWGEEHWQVYMQRKLEMYERASGDMEARGDMAGNVGIVAERGAEVGEMSEPYPAGEWAHLERGAALLAERLRGRQLLAAEAEALLADTSPQLASVWRAAAQLAHLRGRLSITAALEGPATRRQRLAWLGRAQSAPRCRRCGSFAGQRVPCAACGLAACAYCEACLALGRSRACALLLRSAAPWAVPRGASQRGTAVVPTEGGLARWGLSPAQSAAAAAALAFLAQPSAGDGPGRFLLWAVTGAGKTEMIFPLLQYILERGGRALVATPRRDVVLELAPRLAKAFPDISLATLYGGSTERWKDAQLTLATTHQLMRFYQAFDLVIIDELDAFPYHNDPMLAHAAASSCKPDGHFVYLSATPPARLQREAAQGKLTHAKVPVRFHRHPLPVPRLLKMATVAECIRKRELPATLKNSIQTSLLREAQVFVFVTRIAQIEAFVHLMRRMFPQIHIEGTSSQDPDRASKVIAFRERTIRLLVTTTILERGVTIPRSDVFILDADNGLFDEASLVQMAGRAGRSMDDPAGRVVFASSRRTRSQVKAVAQIQKMNTIAKRKGYLHPPTHP; encoded by the coding sequence ATGAAGGTTGGGTTGTATGTGTGCCGAGTGAGAGAAGAGTGGAAGATGGCGCTGTCACTGGATATCCGAGTGGATGTGGCGTGGTGGCTTGAGGGGGTGAGCGGACGGCGGGTGTTGCGATGGTTGATGTTAGGCAGGGAATTACCTTTAAGTCAGGCCTCGTGGATGGTAGAGAATTTTGAGGTGGAGCGAGGTATGGATCAGTGGGGAGAGGAACACTGGCAGGTGTATATGCAGCGCAAACTGGAAATGTACGAGCGGGCCTCCGGGGATATGGAGGCTAGGGGAGACATGGCGGGCAATGTAGGGATTGTCGCTGAAAGAGGTGCGGAGGTGGGCGAGATGTCAGAGCCATATCCCGCCGGGGAATGGGCTCACCTGGAGCGGGGCGCTGCCCTGCTGGCTGAGCGGCTTCGCGGCCGCCAATTGCTGGCGGCCGAGGCAGAGGCGCTGCTGGCGGATACGTCGCCGCAGCTTGCCTCGGTTTGGCGTGCGGCTGCGCAGCTCGCGCACCTGCGTGGGCGGCTGAGCATAACAGCCGCCCTGGAAGGGCCTGCCACGCGGCGGCAACGCCTCGCGTGGCTTGGTCGCGCGCAGAGCGCGCCCCGCTGCCGCCGATGCGGCAGCTTTGCCGGGCAGCGCGTGCCCTGCGCTGCCTGCGGCCTGGCGGCGTGCGCCTACTGCGAGGCTTGCCTCGCGCTGGGGCGCAGCCGTGCCTGTGCGCTGCTGCTGCGTAGCGCAGCGCCATGGGCCGTGCCACGCGGGGCATCGCAGCGTGGCACGGCCGTTGTCCCCACCGAGGGCGGACTTGCCCGGTGGGGGCTTAGCCCTGCGCAGAGCGCGGCGGCTGCCGCGGCGCTGGCGTTTTTGGCCCAGCCATCCGCAGGGGATGGGCCGGGGCGGTTTTTGCTGTGGGCCGTGACCGGGGCGGGTAAAACCGAGATGATATTCCCTTTGCTCCAATACATATTGGAGCGCGGTGGACGTGCGCTTGTGGCTACGCCGCGCCGGGATGTCGTTCTGGAGCTTGCCCCTCGTTTGGCGAAGGCGTTCCCCGACATCTCGCTCGCTACGCTATACGGAGGCAGCACCGAGCGCTGGAAAGACGCACAGCTCACACTCGCGACCACACACCAACTGATGCGTTTTTACCAGGCATTCGATCTTGTCATTATCGACGAACTCGATGCATTTCCCTACCATAATGATCCCATGCTCGCTCATGCGGCTGCATCCTCGTGCAAGCCTGATGGTCATTTTGTGTACTTGTCTGCTACCCCACCAGCTAGGCTGCAGCGGGAAGCAGCGCAAGGAAAACTCACTCACGCCAAAGTTCCCGTCCGCTTCCACCGCCACCCTTTACCTGTACCGCGTTTACTGAAAATGGCTACCGTCGCCGAATGTATTCGAAAGCGAGAGCTGCCCGCCACACTAAAAAACAGTATTCAAACCTCCTTGCTGCGCGAAGCTCAGGTATTTGTTTTTGTGACACGGATCGCTCAGATCGAGGCATTTGTACATCTCATGCGTCGCATGTTTCCGCAAATCCATATCGAAGGAACATCATCCCAAGATCCGGATCGCGCGAGCAAAGTTATTGCGTTTCGTGAACGGACCATACGTCTGCTCGTGACCACCACTATCTTGGAGCGGGGCGTCACCATTCCGCGCAGCGATGTATTTATTTTGGATGCGGACAATGGTCTCTTCGACGAAGCATCTCTGGTACAGATGGCGGGTAGAGCGGGTCGATCTATGGATGATCCAGCAGGAAGAGTCGTCTTCGCATCATCCCGTCGTACGCGTTCCCAGGTAAAAGCGGTGGCCCAGATCCAAAAGATGAACACCATCGCAAAACGCAAAGGCTACCTTCACCCGCCAACACACCCATAG
- a CDS encoding ComF family protein: MYKFRGHERYAALLTALIIQAFQAMSEELNPVLAKETLAPVAHPGAARRHRQSLLQNNKQRWRPDAVTYVPVSDERLAERGFNQAERLAAGLAAAVRLPVVDLLQRRINTTKQSFKTRGERIQTMQDAFAMQPDGLELIHDLYQANSQFAQKEIHSQPSTNSYAIGERVSAHFRSSPQSWHIPPLRLLLIDDIYTTGSTLNACGQVILNAGYSMNIPIEIYTLTLARS, encoded by the coding sequence ATGTACAAATTCAGAGGACACGAGCGCTATGCAGCACTGTTAACAGCACTTATTATTCAAGCATTTCAAGCAATGAGCGAAGAACTCAACCCTGTTTTGGCAAAAGAAACCCTGGCCCCCGTGGCTCATCCCGGAGCAGCGAGGCGCCACCGCCAGTCGCTGCTCCAAAACAACAAGCAGCGATGGCGGCCAGACGCGGTGACCTATGTGCCCGTCAGCGACGAACGCCTGGCCGAGCGCGGCTTCAACCAGGCCGAGCGGCTCGCAGCAGGACTTGCCGCAGCCGTCCGCCTGCCTGTAGTTGATCTGCTGCAGCGTCGGATCAACACTACCAAACAAAGCTTCAAGACACGCGGCGAGCGTATTCAGACCATGCAGGATGCATTTGCAATGCAGCCGGATGGACTGGAGTTGATACATGACTTGTATCAAGCCAACTCTCAATTCGCGCAAAAGGAGATACATTCACAGCCATCAACAAATTCATACGCCATTGGAGAAAGAGTCTCTGCACATTTCAGATCATCCCCACAAAGCTGGCATATTCCTCCCTTACGCTTGCTGTTAATCGATGATATTTACACAACGGGTAGCACTTTGAATGCTTGTGGACAGGTGATACTGAACGCCGGATATTCCATGAACATTCCAATCGAGATTTACACGCTGACTTTGGCCAGATCTTAA
- a CDS encoding TIGR03826 family flagellar region protein yields MNLGNCPRCGRLYALNFRDVCSNCIKEIEQEYQTCVDYLRENKGTNIQELSDATEISIKQITRFIREGRISIENAPNMMYPCEVCGTLIREGHMCDSCRSRLTKDLAGAAREVGQKDNNNIGGRAYNAVDKLRDS; encoded by the coding sequence ATGAATCTAGGTAATTGTCCTCGCTGCGGCAGATTATATGCGTTGAATTTTCGGGATGTGTGTTCGAACTGTATCAAAGAAATTGAGCAGGAATACCAGACATGTGTAGACTATCTACGTGAGAATAAGGGTACCAATATACAGGAATTATCTGATGCAACGGAGATTTCGATTAAGCAAATCACGCGCTTTATTCGGGAGGGTCGGATTTCCATCGAAAACGCCCCTAACATGATGTATCCTTGTGAAGTATGTGGAACGCTGATTCGTGAAGGACATATGTGTGATTCATGTCGAAGCCGCTTGACCAAAGATTTGGCAGGAGCAGCCCGTGAAGTAGGCCAGAAGGATAACAATAATATAGGCGGGCGAGCCTACAATGCTGTCGACAAACTGCGCGATTCATAG
- the flgM gene encoding flagellar biosynthesis anti-sigma factor FlgM has protein sequence MKINEPNRIGAINSYQRNVESNQQADAKKSRRKDEVSISPEAMKMLEEQGRTQDAGRIQRIQELKEQVNSGTYQVDSQKLAEKLAPYFKNFPNQ, from the coding sequence ATGAAAATCAATGAACCAAATAGAATTGGTGCTATCAATTCCTATCAGAGAAACGTTGAATCCAATCAGCAGGCTGATGCCAAAAAGAGCCGCCGTAAGGACGAAGTATCCATTTCTCCGGAGGCGATGAAGATGCTTGAGGAACAAGGTCGTACACAGGATGCAGGACGTATACAACGTATTCAAGAATTAAAGGAACAGGTAAATTCGGGAACTTATCAAGTAGACAGCCAGAAGCTTGCCGAGAAGCTCGCTCCATACTTTAAGAACTTCCCTAATCAATAG
- a CDS encoding flagellar protein FlgN produces MAIESIIDVLEQLEAAHVEMLELGERKKEAVVANKVDILISLINQESKLLKRIELIEQQRFLAVHQFLEGRGIKSKLNLTISELTRLVFDTAEKKRLLQAQTSLTDVLQKVKYLNESNQQLIKQSLSYIDFFIETMSFHAESEATYQNPLEKSYGIARSGLFDTRG; encoded by the coding sequence ATGGCAATTGAATCGATAATTGATGTACTTGAACAGTTGGAAGCCGCACATGTGGAGATGCTTGAGCTGGGGGAACGGAAGAAGGAAGCTGTTGTTGCCAACAAAGTTGATATACTGATTTCCCTAATTAACCAGGAATCTAAACTGCTGAAAAGGATTGAGTTGATCGAGCAGCAAAGATTTCTGGCTGTCCACCAGTTTCTGGAGGGACGTGGTATTAAGTCCAAGTTAAATCTGACCATTAGTGAGTTGACAAGACTGGTCTTTGATACCGCAGAGAAAAAGAGGCTTCTTCAAGCTCAAACTTCATTAACAGATGTGCTACAAAAGGTGAAATATCTTAATGAATCCAATCAACAGCTTATTAAGCAGTCGCTCTCGTACATCGACTTTTTTATTGAGACAATGTCATTTCATGCTGAATCAGAAGCCACGTATCAGAATCCTTTAGAGAAATCTTATGGTATAGCTCGCTCTGGTCTTTTTGATACTCGTGGTTAA
- the flgK gene encoding flagellar hook-associated protein FlgK gives MASTFHSIETAKRSLITQTAALNTTGHNVANANTPGYSRQVVNMTAADPIDAVAFYRTTAPGQLGTGVEFNSIMRVRESFLDGQFRNENTSLGGWTIRNSTLEKLETIMNEPSDTGIRTVLNNFWNSWSDLSQDPQDVTNRKIVKETTLALTDGLNQISLQLDALTSDLTNNVSLKTTEINSYLQSIADLNNNIVKVEQLGDNANDLRDQRDYAVDQLSKIAGVQITELDSGYQVTIAGQVAVTGAAVVPVTADILENAYQAGTLTGGEVYGMIHSRDQYVADYRNQINQLANTLATGDIEITIPAGSVLPEGTVLNNVTYSNANNNRTITSDLKVTVQGINGLHKLGYTLSGSTPTAGGDFFTTKDGSGTITAGNITLSKDIQNDPNNIATSMRTTGTGTSESVVLGNNSLALALAGLKDAKFDFGSALSKPTTVDDFFGAIVGQLGVQTQEANRQAQNAQLLTEQVDLNRQSVSGVSLDEEMSNLIKFQHAYSAAARFMTAYDELLNKLINSTGVVGR, from the coding sequence ATGGCTTCAACATTTCATTCAATTGAAACGGCCAAACGCAGTCTGATCACACAAACGGCCGCTTTGAACACAACAGGACATAACGTTGCCAATGCGAATACACCAGGTTATTCACGACAAGTTGTCAACATGACGGCAGCAGATCCAATTGATGCAGTGGCATTTTACCGTACAACAGCACCAGGTCAGCTTGGAACGGGTGTGGAGTTTAACTCAATTATGCGTGTTCGTGAATCTTTTTTGGATGGCCAATTCCGCAATGAGAATACCTCTCTTGGAGGATGGACCATTCGTAATAGTACACTTGAAAAGCTTGAAACCATCATGAATGAGCCTTCGGATACGGGTATTCGCACAGTGCTGAATAACTTCTGGAACTCTTGGTCCGATCTTAGTCAAGATCCACAGGATGTTACAAACCGCAAAATTGTGAAAGAGACAACTTTGGCGTTAACAGATGGTTTAAATCAAATCAGTCTCCAATTGGATGCACTGACTAGTGATTTGACCAATAACGTTTCGTTAAAAACCACTGAGATCAACTCATATTTGCAGTCCATAGCGGATCTGAACAACAACATCGTAAAAGTGGAGCAACTCGGAGACAATGCCAATGATTTGCGTGACCAACGTGATTACGCCGTAGACCAGCTCTCCAAGATTGCAGGCGTTCAGATAACAGAACTGGATAGTGGCTACCAGGTAACGATTGCAGGCCAAGTAGCAGTCACTGGAGCTGCGGTGGTTCCTGTCACGGCTGATATTTTAGAGAATGCCTATCAAGCGGGGACTTTAACTGGTGGCGAAGTCTACGGAATGATCCATTCTCGTGATCAATATGTAGCAGACTATCGTAATCAAATCAATCAACTGGCGAATACGCTCGCAACCGGGGATATTGAGATTACAATTCCAGCGGGATCGGTTTTGCCAGAAGGCACAGTCCTGAACAATGTTACGTATTCCAATGCCAACAACAACAGAACGATAACTTCTGATCTGAAAGTGACGGTTCAAGGGATTAATGGGCTTCATAAACTGGGTTATACGCTTAGTGGGAGTACACCAACTGCGGGCGGGGACTTTTTTACAACCAAAGACGGTTCAGGAACGATCACGGCTGGAAATATTACATTAAGTAAAGATATCCAAAATGATCCGAATAACATCGCAACTTCGATGCGTACGACCGGAACAGGTACAAGTGAGAGTGTAGTACTGGGGAATAATAGCCTGGCGCTGGCTTTAGCTGGCTTAAAAGATGCGAAATTTGATTTTGGATCGGCATTGTCCAAACCAACCACGGTAGATGACTTTTTCGGCGCAATTGTAGGACAACTTGGTGTACAGACCCAAGAAGCTAACCGTCAAGCACAAAATGCTCAACTCCTCACTGAACAGGTCGACTTGAATCGTCAATCGGTAAGTGGAGTATCGCTAGATGAAGAAATGAGTAACTTGATCAAGTTTCAGCACGCGTATAGTGCAGCTGCTCGTTTTATGACTGCTTACGATGAACTGCTGAACAAACTCATTAACAGCACCGGTGTAGTCGGTCGCTAA
- the flgL gene encoding flagellar hook-associated protein FlgL, with protein sequence MAIRVTSGMMSTQMLSNLNRNLNRMDNMSNQISTGRKINKPSDDPVGVTYALRYRAELAANEQYQSNTDAAVSWLDATDSNMQQANDVMKRLKELAVQGSNGTLSDSDLEAVNLEVEQLKKHLVDIGNTQIRGKFIFNGQTYDKAPYELTGTVTDYADVETDTQGVLYSISEQVTFQINTSGSEFFGNKGETDNVFKIIDDLSTALNSGNQAGVQQQLQNIESRSTKMQACLSEVGARTNRIELVQNRLQDQDLNFTTLQSKTEDADVASLMIQATSAQTIYEAALKSSAQIMQPSLMDFMR encoded by the coding sequence ATGGCTATTCGCGTAACCTCAGGAATGATGAGCACTCAGATGCTTAGCAACCTGAACCGCAACCTGAACCGTATGGATAACATGTCCAACCAGATTTCCACAGGGCGCAAAATCAATAAACCATCCGATGATCCTGTTGGTGTGACTTACGCGCTCCGTTACCGTGCAGAGTTGGCGGCGAATGAGCAGTACCAATCTAATACGGATGCAGCGGTAAGTTGGCTGGATGCGACGGATTCAAATATGCAGCAAGCTAATGATGTAATGAAAAGGTTGAAGGAACTGGCAGTCCAAGGATCTAATGGAACGTTGTCTGACTCAGATCTTGAAGCTGTTAACCTTGAAGTAGAACAATTGAAGAAACACCTTGTGGATATAGGTAATACGCAGATTCGTGGAAAGTTTATCTTCAATGGTCAAACGTATGACAAAGCCCCTTATGAATTAACGGGTACTGTGACAGATTATGCGGATGTAGAGACAGATACACAAGGAGTGCTGTATTCTATTAGTGAGCAGGTTACTTTTCAAATTAATACTTCAGGTTCAGAATTTTTTGGTAATAAAGGCGAGACCGATAATGTCTTTAAAATTATTGATGATCTTTCAACTGCGCTAAATAGTGGGAATCAGGCAGGGGTACAGCAACAACTACAGAACATTGAATCCCGTTCAACCAAAATGCAAGCGTGTCTATCTGAAGTTGGTGCGCGAACTAATCGGATTGAATTAGTGCAAAATCGTTTGCAGGATCAAGATTTGAATTTTACAACTCTTCAATCCAAGACAGAGGATGCCGATGTGGCTAGTCTTATGATTCAGGCTACTTCCGCGCAGACGATCTATGAAGCGGCGCTGAAGTCTTCTGCTCAAATCATGCAACCATCGCTGATGGACTTTATGAGGTAA
- the fliW gene encoding flagellar assembly protein FliW, with amino-acid sequence MSQHNRTETPQEQLVKETYIFPKGILGFEELKSFELQQHDEVFSLFSAVEEHSVAFVTVNPFDFDPEYEFELSPESVEDLAVTDPSDVQVRCIVTLHEEIRHATANLLAPVVFNTHKKMGKQIVLQNTSYKTKHALWRNEDFLNKDGGI; translated from the coding sequence ATGAGTCAACATAACAGAACGGAGACTCCACAGGAGCAATTGGTGAAAGAAACATACATTTTCCCGAAAGGAATCCTAGGTTTTGAAGAACTGAAATCATTTGAGTTGCAGCAACATGATGAAGTATTTAGCTTGTTTAGTGCAGTTGAAGAACATTCAGTGGCCTTTGTGACTGTAAATCCATTTGACTTTGACCCGGAATATGAGTTCGAACTTTCTCCTGAAAGTGTAGAAGATCTCGCTGTAACCGATCCAAGTGATGTACAGGTTCGATGCATAGTCACGTTGCATGAAGAGATTCGACATGCAACAGCTAACTTATTGGCTCCCGTTGTGTTTAATACACACAAAAAAATGGGCAAGCAAATTGTACTGCAAAATACATCATACAAAACAAAACACGCATTATGGAGAAATGAAGATTTTCTCAATAAGGACGGTGGTATCTGA
- the csrA gene encoding carbon storage regulator CsrA, translating into MLVLTRKKGESIVISDDIVLTVLSVEGENVKLGITAPRDIDIYRKEVLDAIEQNNQNAAMNLDILQKTIKDLGGLTK; encoded by the coding sequence ATGTTGGTACTTACTCGCAAAAAAGGGGAATCTATTGTCATTTCAGATGATATCGTATTGACAGTGCTATCTGTAGAAGGTGAGAATGTGAAACTTGGTATAACAGCCCCAAGGGATATTGATATCTATCGTAAGGAAGTTCTCGACGCGATTGAGCAAAACAATCAAAATGCGGCTATGAATCTGGATATATTGCAAAAAACGATAAAAGACTTGGGGGGGCTAACTAAATAA
- a CDS encoding flagellin: MIINHNLPALNTHRNMGLNNANASKNMEKLSSGLRINRAADDAAGLSISEKMRGQIRGLEQAQRNVQDGISFAQTAEGAMNEVSSMLTRMKELLVQSSNETYQASDKSNIKMELGQLGAQIDAITSNTKFNGIKITSSIKIQADDDSFKISISGIANTDFKAMTSGVTLASATKAIESVAKQRAKIGAVQNRLEYTSNNLGTTIENLTASESRIRDTDMAKEMVTLSKNNILLQASQSMLSQANSAPQGVLSLLR, translated from the coding sequence ATGATTATCAATCACAACTTACCAGCATTAAATACACACCGTAATATGGGTCTGAACAACGCTAATGCAAGCAAAAACATGGAGAAACTATCTTCCGGTCTGCGTATCAACCGTGCTGCAGACGATGCTGCAGGTCTCTCCATCTCTGAGAAAATGCGCGGTCAAATCCGTGGTTTGGAGCAAGCTCAACGTAACGTTCAAGACGGAATTTCGTTCGCACAAACAGCTGAGGGTGCAATGAACGAAGTATCTTCGATGCTGACTCGTATGAAAGAATTGTTGGTACAAAGCAGCAATGAAACATACCAAGCAAGTGATAAATCCAATATCAAAATGGAACTTGGTCAATTGGGTGCACAAATTGATGCAATCACTTCGAATACAAAATTCAATGGAATCAAAATTACTTCAAGCATTAAAATTCAAGCTGATGATGATAGCTTCAAAATTTCGATCAGTGGTATCGCTAATACAGATTTCAAAGCTATGACATCTGGTGTTACCCTTGCGAGCGCTACAAAAGCGATTGAATCCGTTGCTAAGCAACGTGCTAAAATCGGTGCTGTTCAAAACCGTCTGGAATATACTTCCAACAACTTGGGCACAACTATTGAGAACTTGACTGCATCCGAGTCACGTATCCGTGATACAGACATGGCTAAAGAGATGGTTACTTTGTCTAAAAATAACATCTTGCTTCAAGCTTCCCAATCTATGCTTTCCCAAGCAAACTCTGCTCCACAAGGCGTTCTGTCCTTGCTTCGTTAA
- a CDS encoding flagellar protein FlaG, whose protein sequence is MEPVKSTGPLPHGLPQVSVSPTSETKSREIIENKVALSSSMSISNGRVEDQEKAIEELNKAIEAIQGPQRFLEFSVHKDTHAIMIKVLNKETGELIREVPPEKILDVAAKMMEFVGLLVDQKA, encoded by the coding sequence ATGGAGCCAGTTAAGTCTACAGGACCGCTTCCTCATGGATTACCACAGGTGTCTGTTTCTCCAACATCGGAAACAAAAAGCAGAGAGATAATAGAGAATAAGGTTGCCCTCTCATCAAGTATGAGTATTTCAAACGGCAGAGTTGAAGATCAAGAGAAGGCAATCGAGGAACTTAATAAAGCTATTGAAGCAATTCAAGGACCACAAAGATTCTTGGAGTTCTCTGTTCATAAAGATACACATGCTATCATGATTAAGGTTTTAAATAAGGAGACAGGTGAATTGATTAGGGAAGTTCCTCCCGAAAAAATTTTAGATGTAGCTGCTAAAATGATGGAATTTGTTGGTCTGCTTGTAGATCAAAAAGCTTAA
- the fliD gene encoding flagellar filament capping protein FliD, whose translation MAVTRISGMASGMDIDALVKKLMTAESQPLNKLNQNKQLMEWKREGYRESSVKLVTFAQTKINDTFSKLGALNAQKVNISGNTSAVTAKASATAAGNMEIEVLLLAKAASTKSSSAPTKGGSESNWGKVLLSDITGSGVATSGTSTVQVNGVDIEIDGATETLDSFVRKINTNTKTGVTAIYDSATGNMSITSRDTGLSSNNITINGSIFTALKLNNQLAGGDDAKVKINGLEVTKASNTFNMNGVDITLNALSNGATTQVGVTKDIDKIIETVQNFVDSYNELSSFLNGKVNEERNSKYTPLTSEQKKDMSDDEIKLWEQKAKSGMLKRDSILEGAISQMRTALVQTVKLDKTITLENGTKTTNELNMTHIGITTGTYETKGKLILDTDKLRASLEENPDIVSDYLGKNYSSSYLNNEYDSSDGIFSRLRKISNKTLDSLANTAGTSKVSTEITASFNASSVMGESLRLLDIRIGDLTSKLNMKETNYYKKFTSMETAINRYNNTSSNLSSFM comes from the coding sequence GTGGCTGTAACAAGAATATCAGGAATGGCATCTGGAATGGATATCGACGCATTAGTGAAAAAACTGATGACCGCTGAAAGTCAACCGCTAAACAAACTTAATCAGAATAAGCAACTGATGGAGTGGAAACGGGAAGGTTATCGTGAATCAAGTGTGAAGCTAGTCACTTTCGCACAAACCAAAATAAACGATACATTTAGTAAATTGGGTGCACTTAACGCTCAAAAAGTTAACATTAGTGGGAATACAAGTGCAGTAACCGCCAAAGCATCTGCTACAGCGGCCGGTAATATGGAAATAGAAGTTCTTCTACTTGCTAAGGCGGCTTCTACTAAATCCTCATCTGCACCGACTAAAGGTGGTTCAGAGAGCAATTGGGGTAAAGTTCTATTGTCGGATATTACCGGTTCAGGAGTTGCAACAAGTGGGACATCAACTGTTCAAGTTAATGGAGTTGATATCGAAATTGATGGTGCAACAGAAACTCTGGATTCTTTTGTGAGAAAAATCAACACTAATACAAAGACAGGTGTAACAGCAATCTATGATTCAGCAACAGGCAATATGTCAATTACTAGTAGAGATACAGGTTTGAGTTCCAATAATATAACGATAAACGGGAGTATTTTTACAGCATTGAAGCTGAACAACCAACTTGCTGGTGGGGATGATGCAAAAGTTAAGATCAATGGGCTTGAAGTAACTAAAGCATCAAATACGTTTAATATGAATGGGGTTGACATCACCCTTAATGCATTAAGTAATGGTGCAACTACACAGGTTGGTGTAACAAAGGATATTGATAAAATCATAGAAACAGTTCAAAATTTTGTTGATTCTTATAACGAACTTTCTTCTTTCTTGAATGGTAAAGTTAACGAAGAGCGTAATTCAAAATATACTCCGCTAACAAGCGAACAGAAAAAAGATATGTCAGATGATGAGATTAAACTTTGGGAACAAAAAGCTAAAAGCGGAATGCTGAAGCGTGACAGTATTTTGGAAGGCGCTATCTCACAAATGAGAACTGCCCTTGTACAGACAGTCAAGCTTGATAAAACTATTACATTAGAAAATGGAACCAAGACAACAAACGAACTTAACATGACTCATATTGGGATTACTACAGGCACCTATGAAACAAAAGGGAAATTGATTTTAGATACCGATAAGTTAAGAGCGTCTCTGGAGGAAAATCCAGATATTGTTAGTGATTACTTGGGTAAAAACTATTCTTCCTCTTACTTAAATAATGAATATGATTCCTCAGATGGTATATTCTCTAGATTACGTAAAATATCAAATAAAACTTTAGATAGTTTGGCAAACACAGCGGGAACCTCTAAAGTTAGCACAGAAATTACTGCTTCATTTAATGCAAGTAGCGTTATGGGAGAATCATTACGGTTGCTTGACATTCGTATAGGTGACCTCACGTCAAAATTAAATATGAAAGAAACGAATTACTACAAAAAATTTACATCTATGGAAACTGCTATTAATAGATATAATAATACATCTTCTAATTTGTCCAGTTTTATGTGA
- the fliS gene encoding flagellar export chaperone FliS has translation MINSPYQKYQQTQTQTASKPKLLIMLYDGAIRFVQAGIEGIEQKDYELANRNLCKAQAIVHELISSLNFEYPLANNLVAIYEYMLHRLIESNINKNVVPAKEVLEHLKELREAWVEASKSLGTGFAL, from the coding sequence TTGATTAATTCTCCGTACCAGAAATATCAACAAACTCAAACTCAGACTGCTTCCAAACCCAAACTGCTAATTATGTTATACGATGGAGCAATTCGATTCGTCCAAGCAGGTATTGAGGGGATAGAGCAAAAAGATTATGAGCTAGCAAACCGAAATTTGTGTAAAGCTCAAGCCATCGTACATGAATTAATTTCATCCTTGAATTTTGAATACCCCTTAGCTAATAATCTAGTTGCCATATATGAATATATGTTACATCGTTTGATTGAATCTAATATAAATAAAAATGTTGTTCCTGCAAAAGAAGTATTAGAACACTTAAAGGAATTAAGAGAAGCTTGGGTAGAGGCAAGTAAATCCTTAGGTACAGGTTTTGCTTTATGA